From the Caldalkalibacillus uzonensis genome, one window contains:
- a CDS encoding C40 family peptidase — translation MINVRRPTFFWSFVVLLAVSLIVNVPTGEAQSVGDAMAREAKTLIGTPYQFGGTNPSQGFDASGLIYYLHQQQGITIPRTVKDQARGGQTISVSNLQPGDVLIFKDSRGNPSISALYMGNMQAIASLPSTNGVRLHSVNTKWARISWLLNAISTIRPFKTNPHPGKCLLHTIKRPI, via the coding sequence ATGATCAACGTCAGGAGGCCAACGTTCTTCTGGAGTTTTGTTGTATTGCTGGCAGTCTCCCTTATTGTTAATGTACCAACAGGTGAGGCACAGTCTGTCGGTGATGCGATGGCCCGCGAGGCCAAAACATTAATAGGAACACCCTATCAGTTTGGGGGGACAAATCCCAGTCAAGGGTTTGATGCTTCAGGCTTGATTTATTACCTGCACCAGCAGCAAGGGATAACCATCCCCCGCACCGTCAAGGATCAGGCTCGTGGCGGCCAGACCATTAGTGTCTCCAACTTGCAGCCCGGGGATGTGCTTATATTCAAAGATTCCCGCGGCAATCCTTCAATCAGTGCGCTATACATGGGAAATATGCAAGCCATTGCCTCTCTGCCTTCAACAAATGGCGTCCGTCTCCATTCTGTTAATACCAAATGGGCCCGGATTTCCTGGTTGCTAAACGCTATATCAACAATCCGGCCGTTCAAGACCAATCCCCATCCAGGGAAGTGCCTGCTGCACACGATAAAGCGTCCAATCTAG
- the asnB gene encoding asparagine synthase (glutamine-hydrolyzing), translating into MCGFVGLMRDHHGADSSEADLHSMVDVIRHRGPDDVGYYTDETVMLGFRRLSIIDIEQGHQPLSDADGRYWIVFNGEIYNYIELRERLRDRGHHFQTSSDTEVILALFKEKQEKAVHDLRGMFAFVIYDRQTQTLFGARDPFGIKPFYYLETENVFYVASEAKSLLASVQEAALNQEALQDYLTYQYVPEPMSMVPNIRKLQPGHFFWKKTGQPLVMHEYWKPIFSPVKKSQDQLAHDIRKVLQDSVAVHMRSDVPVGAFLSGGIDSTCITALAKEINPHLKTFTVGFEQPGFSEVDVAAQTAEALGVEHHTYVISPEEFVQELPRIIWHMDDPVADPAAIPLYFVAREASKQVKVVLSGEGADELFGGYGIYREPLSLRYISALPAAMRRILKHIALSLPDQIKGKNYILRGCTPQEERYIGNAKLFEETEKRELLKRYCAEYVYSRLTNPLYQQVAGYDPVTQMQYIDLHTWLRGDILAKADRMSMAHSLELRVPFLDRQVFMVAAKLHAELKVTRQTTKHLLREAMKGIVPEHILHRPKLGFPVPLRHWLKDELFDWAWSLIRESETDHLLNKEYVLKQLETHREGSFDQSVRQRWVSHKGKGDLSRYLWAVLVFMIWHQIFIEKKFSFTADHDTIDSMVHVG; encoded by the coding sequence ATGTGTGGATTTGTAGGACTGATGCGCGATCATCATGGGGCAGATAGCAGTGAGGCGGACTTGCACAGCATGGTGGATGTGATCAGGCACCGCGGGCCCGATGATGTAGGATATTATACAGATGAGACCGTCATGCTGGGTTTCAGACGGCTCAGCATTATCGATATTGAACAGGGACACCAGCCCTTGAGCGATGCCGACGGGCGGTACTGGATTGTGTTTAACGGAGAAATTTACAACTATATTGAATTAAGGGAGCGTTTACGGGACAGGGGCCACCACTTTCAGACTTCATCCGATACAGAAGTGATTCTGGCTTTGTTTAAAGAAAAGCAAGAAAAGGCGGTTCATGACCTGAGGGGCATGTTTGCCTTTGTCATCTATGACAGACAGACTCAAACCCTGTTTGGAGCCAGAGATCCCTTTGGCATCAAGCCGTTTTATTACTTGGAAACTGAGAATGTCTTTTATGTTGCTTCGGAAGCGAAAAGTTTGTTGGCATCCGTACAAGAAGCGGCATTAAATCAGGAGGCCTTGCAAGACTATCTGACCTATCAGTATGTGCCAGAACCAATGAGCATGGTGCCCAACATAAGGAAGTTGCAACCTGGTCATTTCTTTTGGAAAAAAACAGGACAACCGCTGGTGATGCACGAGTACTGGAAGCCGATTTTTTCTCCGGTTAAAAAATCTCAAGATCAGCTGGCCCATGATATAAGAAAGGTGTTGCAGGACTCTGTCGCGGTGCATATGCGCAGTGATGTACCAGTTGGCGCCTTTTTATCCGGGGGGATTGATTCAACCTGTATTACCGCTTTGGCCAAGGAGATTAATCCTCACTTAAAAACCTTTACCGTCGGCTTTGAACAGCCAGGATTCAGTGAAGTGGATGTTGCCGCCCAAACGGCAGAAGCCCTGGGGGTTGAACATCACACTTATGTGATCAGCCCGGAGGAATTTGTGCAGGAATTGCCCAGGATTATCTGGCACATGGATGATCCTGTCGCTGATCCGGCTGCCATTCCCCTTTATTTTGTTGCCCGGGAAGCCAGCAAACAGGTTAAAGTGGTTTTGTCCGGGGAGGGGGCTGATGAACTGTTCGGGGGTTATGGGATCTACCGTGAACCTCTTTCCCTGAGGTATATATCCGCTCTCCCGGCTGCTATGAGGCGGATCCTTAAACACATTGCTTTGTCCTTGCCTGACCAGATCAAAGGAAAAAATTATATTCTCAGAGGCTGTACACCACAGGAAGAGCGTTATATCGGCAATGCCAAACTCTTTGAGGAAACGGAAAAAAGGGAGTTGCTGAAACGTTACTGTGCAGAGTATGTGTATTCCCGCTTGACCAACCCCCTGTATCAGCAGGTCGCTGGTTACGATCCTGTGACTCAAATGCAGTATATTGATTTACACACCTGGTTAAGGGGGGACATTCTGGCCAAGGCGGACAGGATGTCCATGGCCCATTCCTTAGAATTAAGGGTTCCCTTTCTAGACAGGCAAGTGTTTATGGTTGCTGCCAAGTTGCACGCTGAGTTGAAAGTGACCAGACAAACGACAAAACATCTGCTGCGGGAAGCGATGAAGGGGATTGTACCTGAACATATTTTGCACCGTCCCAAATTGGGCTTCCCGGTTCCTCTCAGACACTGGCTCAAGGATGAGTTGTTTGATTGGGCATGGTCGCTCATCAGGGAGAGTGAAACAGATCATCTCCTTAACAAAGAATATGTCTTAAAGCAACTTGAAACCCACCGGGAAGGCAGCTTTGACCAATCTGTCCGGCAGCGCTGGGTCAGTCACAAAGGAAAAGGAGATCTCAGCCGATATTTGTGGGCCGTGCTGGTGTTTATGATCTGGCATCAGATTTTTATTGAAAAGAAATTTTCATTTACTGCTGACCATGACACAATTGATTCAATGGTTCATGTTGGATGA
- a CDS encoding TraR/DksA C4-type zinc finger protein: protein MLTEDQKRELHTILLTRLRELRHQLAYNEHFGQEQELVKESVGELSNYDNHPGDLGTEEYERAKDVALNEHAEQELADVERALRAMDEGTYGICEVCGREIPFERLQAVPATTRCKAHAADTFVSKKRPAEEDILEPPFGRFEYDDQDVVVFDAEDAWQSAAAHGSSDTPSDFYDPAKEYEEMFAESDERVGAAEDVEEFLITDMEGNYIGVNEEHEVYETYLDEHGVTSVVEDSGLIDVVNEDEPEQDQDPDYRRKKS from the coding sequence ATGTTAACGGAAGATCAAAAGCGTGAACTGCATACAATCCTGTTGACCCGTTTGCGTGAATTACGGCACCAGCTGGCTTATAATGAGCATTTTGGGCAGGAACAGGAATTGGTCAAGGAATCGGTGGGGGAACTTTCCAATTATGATAACCATCCCGGTGATCTGGGGACAGAAGAATATGAGCGGGCCAAGGATGTGGCTCTTAATGAACATGCGGAGCAAGAATTGGCCGATGTGGAACGGGCTTTACGGGCCATGGATGAAGGTACTTACGGGATATGTGAGGTGTGCGGCAGGGAGATTCCCTTCGAGCGTTTGCAAGCCGTGCCAGCAACAACCCGTTGTAAAGCCCATGCAGCCGATACCTTCGTCTCAAAAAAAAGGCCGGCTGAGGAAGATATTTTAGAACCCCCGTTTGGCCGTTTTGAATATGATGACCAGGATGTGGTTGTTTTCGATGCGGAGGATGCCTGGCAAAGCGCAGCGGCCCATGGATCATCTGACACTCCCTCGGACTTTTATGATCCAGCCAAAGAGTATGAAGAGATGTTTGCTGAATCTGATGAACGGGTGGGTGCCGCAGAGGATGTGGAAGAGTTTCTGATAACCGACATGGAAGGAAACTATATTGGCGTTAACGAGGAACATGAGGTGTATGAAACATACCTGGATGAACACGGCGTTACCTCTGTAGTAGAAGATAGTGGTCTTATTGATGTAGTGAATGAGGATGAGCCGGAACAGGATCAGGATCCAGATTATCGACGGAAAAAAAGCTGA
- a CDS encoding dipeptidase — MNKQLKKVLQSKRDQHLEELKAFLRIPSISALSEHKRDVQQAAEWLAQSLKKAGLENVRVMATKGHPVVYGDWLHAEGKPTVLIYGHYDVQPVDPLDLWETPPFEPDIRDNKIYARGASDDKGQTFMHIKAVETLLQIEGRLPVNIKFCIEGEEEIGSPNLDPFVAEHRELLQADVLVVSDTPMLEKGKPTVCYGLRGLCGLQIDVQGPKRDLHSGLFGGGVQNPIHALVHILDSMRNEKGEITIEGFYDRVQPITDEEREAYRALQFNEEEVRQELDVPELFGEQGYSFLERTWVRPTLEVNGIYGGFQGEGIKTVLPAQAHAKITCRLVPDQDPEEITRLIQRHIEKHTPPGVKVSTQLFDKGKPFLTPFDHPAIQAAGRVLEKAYGVSPAYTRMGGSIPIVETFHSLLNLPAVLMGFGLPSENFHAPNEHFHLENFDQGLVALCYYWFELEKALGQQ, encoded by the coding sequence GTGAACAAGCAACTGAAAAAGGTCTTGCAAAGCAAAAGGGACCAGCATTTGGAAGAACTGAAAGCATTTCTGCGCATCCCCAGTATCAGTGCCTTGTCGGAACATAAACGAGATGTGCAACAGGCAGCAGAATGGTTGGCCCAGTCCTTGAAAAAAGCTGGCTTGGAAAATGTACGCGTCATGGCCACCAAGGGGCATCCTGTGGTTTACGGGGACTGGCTGCATGCCGAAGGTAAGCCAACGGTATTGATTTATGGCCACTATGATGTGCAGCCTGTTGATCCCCTTGATTTATGGGAAACGCCTCCTTTCGAACCTGACATCAGAGATAACAAAATTTATGCCCGTGGGGCCAGTGATGATAAAGGACAAACCTTCATGCATATAAAAGCCGTGGAGACTCTTTTACAAATTGAAGGCCGCCTGCCGGTCAATATCAAGTTTTGTATTGAAGGAGAAGAGGAGATTGGCAGTCCTAACCTGGATCCCTTTGTTGCTGAACATCGGGAATTGCTGCAGGCTGATGTACTTGTTGTGTCCGATACGCCCATGCTTGAAAAAGGGAAACCCACCGTTTGCTATGGATTAAGGGGGTTGTGTGGTTTACAGATTGATGTGCAAGGCCCAAAAAGGGATTTACATTCAGGACTCTTTGGCGGGGGCGTGCAGAATCCGATTCATGCTCTGGTACACATCTTGGATTCTATGCGTAATGAAAAGGGAGAAATCACCATTGAAGGTTTCTACGACCGGGTGCAGCCAATAACAGACGAAGAAAGAGAAGCGTATCGCGCTTTACAGTTTAATGAAGAAGAGGTGCGCCAAGAGTTGGACGTCCCCGAGCTGTTTGGAGAACAAGGATACTCCTTCCTGGAGCGGACTTGGGTCAGACCAACGTTAGAGGTAAACGGTATCTATGGTGGATTCCAAGGTGAGGGGATCAAAACCGTTCTGCCGGCCCAGGCCCATGCCAAAATCACTTGCCGTCTTGTCCCTGATCAAGACCCGGAAGAGATCACCCGTTTAATTCAGCGGCACATTGAAAAACATACCCCCCCTGGTGTCAAAGTATCCACCCAGCTGTTTGACAAAGGTAAGCCCTTCTTGACACCCTTTGACCACCCAGCCATTCAAGCCGCTGGACGGGTACTGGAAAAAGCCTATGGGGTCTCCCCGGCCTATACGCGGATGGGAGGTTCGATTCCGATTGTGGAAACATTCCACAGTTTGTTAAATTTACCAGCCGTGCTGATGGGCTTTGGTCTGCCCAGCGAAAACTTCCATGCCCCTAACGAACATTTCCATCTGGAAAATTTTGATCAAGGGTTGGTTGCTTTATGCTACTATTGGTTTGAACTGGAGAAAGCGCTTGGCCAACAATAG